In Lysobacter sp. FW306-1B-D06B, the sequence CTGGTGCTGATCGCGCTGCCGGTGCTGCCGCTGGCGACGGCGGGGCAGGCTCTGCTGGCCGGGACCGGCGTGCCGTCGGACCTGTACGTGCTGGCACTGCCGCTGTCGCAGGGGCAGGAAGGCCTGGCGCTGTTCGCCTTCCTCGGCGGCCTCAGCGCGGCGACCGGCATGGTGGTGGTGAGCACGCTCACGCTCAGCCTGATGATCGGCAACCACTGGTTCGCGCCCGGCCTGCTGCGCGGTGCGTGGTCGCGCAACGACGGCAGCGATCTGCGCGGAAGCGTGATCGCGCTGCGTCGCTGCGGCATCGTCGCGATCATGCTGCTGGCGTGGGCGTACAGCCGCCTGCTCGCGGGCAGCGACGCGCTGGCCGACGTGGGCGCGGTGTCGTTCTCGGCGCTGGCGACGCTGGCGCCGGTGCTGTGCTTCGCGGTGTGGCGACCGCAGACGCCGGCGCGCGCGGCGGTGATCGGGATCGTGGCCGGCTTCGCGGCATGGGCGTGGGTGCTGTTGCTGCCGATGACCTTCGAAGCGCGCGGCACGCCGCCGGCGTGGATCGACGCCGGGCCGTTCGGCATGGGCTGGCTCGCGCCCGACGGCCTGTTCGGGCTGACGGGCTGGAGCCGCCTGGGGCGCGCGGTCGGCGCGAGCCTGTTCGTCGGCACGCTGGCGACGGTGGTCGCGGCGTTGTGGCGGCGCGAGGCGCCGCGTCGCGCGCATCGCGGCCTGGACGTGCGCACGTTGCGCGACGCCGGCCTGCGCTTCCTGCCGCGCGAGCGCGTGGCGCAGCTGCTGGAAGACGGCCCGGGCGAGGGCCCGGTGCCGGCGCCCATCGAAGCGCGCATCGAGCGCGAACTGGCTGCGGTGTTGGGTTCGGCGTCGGCGCGTGTGCTGCTCGACGCGGCGCGACGCGCCACCGGGCACGACCTGGACACGGTCGCGGCGATCGTCGGCGAAGCCTCGGCCGACCTGCGCTTCAACCAGCGCGTGCTCGAAGCCGCATTGCAGAACATGAGCCAGGGCATCAGCGTGGTTGATGCCGACCTGCGCCTGGTCGCGTGGAATCGCCGCTACGCCGAGCTGTTCGATTTCCCGCCGGAGCTGCTGCAGGTGGGGCGCCCGATCGCCGAACTCTCGCGCTGGGCATTGCAGCGCCTGCCCGCACGCGCCTGGAGCGAACGCGAGCTGGAACGCGCACTGGAACGCCGCCTGGCCTTCATGCGCGCCGGCACGCTGCACCTGTCCGAGCGCGTGCTGCCCGACGGCAGCATCGTCGAGATCCGCGGCAACCCGATGCCGGGCGGTGGCTTCGTCGCCACCTTCACCGACGTCACCGCGTTCCGCCGCGCCGAGGCCGGTCTGATCATGGCGAACGAGACGCTGGAGCAGCGCGTCGTGGAGCGCACCGCGGATCTGGAAGTCGCCAAGCGCGAGGCCGAACGTGCGAACGAAGCCAAGAGCCGCTTCCTCGCCGCCATCGGCCACGACCTGATGCAGCCGCTGCACGCCGCGCAGTTGTTCGCCGATGCGCTGGGCCAGCAGGTGCACGACGCGCGCCAGCGCGAAACCGTGGCGCAGATTGGCGGCGCGCTGGATTCCACCAACGACCTGCTGACCGGCCTGCTCGACATGTCGCGACTGGAAGCCGGCGGCCTGGTGCCGCAGCCGCGCGCCTTCCCGCTGGCCGACGTGCTGGAGCCGCTGGCTTCGGAGTTCCGCGCGATCTCCGCTGCGCGTGGGTTGGCGTTCCGCTTTGTCGGCACGCGCGGCTGGACGCACAGCGATCCGCAGCTGCTGCGCCGCGTGCTGCAGAACTTCCTCGCCAACGCCGTGCGTTACACGCCGCGCGGCAGTGTGCTGCTGGGCGTGCGCCGTGACGGCGACGGGTTGCGCATCGAAGTGCACGACACCGGGCCCGGCATCGCCGACGACCAGCGGGCGGCGATCTTCGAGGAATTCCGTCGCGGCGAAGACGCGCCGGGGCAGGGATTGGGGCTGGGCCTGTCGATCGCCGAGCGCATCGCGCAACTGCTCGACGCACCGCTGTCGCTGCGCAGCCGGATCGGCGCGGGCACGGTGTTCGCGGTGCGCGTCGCGCAGGCAGCGCGTCCAGCCGCCGCGTCGCACGCCGTGGCGATGCGCGAAGACGGGCCGCTGCGCGTGCTGCTGGTCGACAACGATCCGTTGGCGATGGACGCGCTGGCGACCGTGCTGCAACGCTGGGGCTATGACGTGGTCACCGCGCTCGACGGCGTGGAAGCGGAGGCCGCGCTGCATCGCGCGCCGGCTGCGTTGTGGCTGTTCGACTACCACCTCGACGACGGCGATACCGGCGTACTGCTGACGCAGCGGTTGGCGTCGCAGTTCGGCGCGCGTCCGACGCTGATCCTCAGCGCCGATCGTGGCGAGGACGTGCGCCGCGCCGTGCATGAAGCGGGGTTGTCGCTGCTCGCCAAACCTGTGAAACCGCTGGCGTTGAAGTCGGTGCTCGACCGTGCGCTGGTGGCGCGGGAGCTCGAGTTGTCCTGACGCATTCGTAGCCCGGGTAAGCGCAGCGCACCCGGGTTTCCAGATCGGCTCACGGGTCGAAACCCGGGTGCGCTGCGCTTACCCGGGCTACGTGCTGGCGGCGCGGGAGTTGGAGTTGTCGTGAGGCGGGGCGTCCCTCAACGTCTCGAACCGACATTCTCGCAATCCGTCATCCCGGCGAAGGCCGGGACCCAGGCCGTCACGCGTGAAGACTTCCATTCCGTCATCCCAGCGAAAGCTGGGATCCATGTTGCTCTTGCCTGTCCATCTGCTTACCCGGCCTCGAACAGCCAAATGGATTCCAGCTTTCGCTGGAATGACGAGATGGAGCGGATGACGTGACAGCCTGGGTCCCGGCCTTCGCCGGGATGACGGCGATAGAGGGGCTGCAACGGACTGAAAATCAGGACGCCAACTGCCGCGCCGGATCAGCCAGTTCCAGTTCGCGCAGCACGACACTGGCCTGCGTGCGGTTGCGCACGCCCAGACGTTCGAAGATCGCCGACAGGTGCGCCTTCACCGTGCGTTCTTGCACGTCCAGGCGGTCGGCGATCTGCTTGTTGAGCAGGCCCTGCGCCACCAGCGTGAGCACGCGGAACTGTTGCGGCGACAGGCTCGCCAGGCGCGCGGCGAGGTCGGCGTCGCCGCTGTCGCTCTGCATGCGCGCCACCGCCGCACGCAGCGACGCGGGCAGCCATTGCTCGCAGGCGAGCACGGCGCGGATGGCGTCGCGCAGTTCGTCCAGGCCGGCGCTCTTGGGCAAGTAGCCGGCGGCGCCGTGGTCGAGCGCACGACGCACCACGCGCGGGTCGTCGTTGGCCGACACCACCACCACCGCCACGCCGGGGTACTGCGCGCGGATCGCCGCCAGCCCGGCCAGGCCGTGATTGCCCGGCATGTGCAGGTCGAGCAGGACCAGGTCGATGCCGCCGTCGGCCTCCAGCGCGGCGAGCACCGCATCGAGGCTGCCGGCTTCCTGGATCTCCGCCTCCGCCACGGCCTCCATCGCCGCCTGCCGCAGCGCGGCGCGGAACAGCGGGTGGTCGTCGGCGATCAGCAGGGTCGGCATGGCACCAGCCTAGCAAGCGTGCGCGCATCCGGGGCGGCGCCGTGCTGGTACGAAAGTACGATGGGCGTGGCGCAGGGCCTTGCTAGGCTCGCCGCATGAACCCGACCTGCGTCCGCATCGCCGTCGTCGCCGGGGCCGCGCTCGCGCTGGCCGCCTGTGCCACATCCCGTCCACGCATCGCGAAGGAGGCTGCGCCGGTGTTCTCGCAATCGCGCACGACCGAACATCGCGGCAACGACGACCTGCTCACCGGCGGGCTCGGGCTGGCGGGGTTGCGTGCGATCACGCCGCCCGCGTTCGCCGATGCCGAACATCCCACGCCGGCCGAACTGCGCCGTCGTGCGCTGTGGGCCAACTGGCGCGGCATCGCCGACCTCGCGCCGGGCGGCGGTTATGGCGAGCTCTACGGCAGCGTCGCCGCGGTGCCGGGCCGTGAGTTCAGCGCGTTCGCCACTGTCGCCGGTGCGAGCCAGCCGCACCGCGTGCTGGTGCAGATTCCCGATGCATTCGATGCGGGCAAGCGCTGCGTGGTGGTCACGGCTTCGTCGGGTTCGCGCGGCATCTACGGCGCGATTGCCGTGGCCGGCGCCTGGGGCCTGCCGAAGGGTTGCGCGGTGGCGTACACCGACAAGGGCGCGGGCACGGACTATTTCGACCTGGATGCGGGGCAGGGCGTGCGTGCGGACGGCACGGTCGTTGCGCGCGGCGAAGGCATGGCGTTCGAGCCGGTGACCACGGCGTCGTCCGGCGTGGCCTTCAAGCATGCGCATTCCAAAGACAACCCCGAGGCCGATTGGGGCCGCCACGTAAAGCAGGCGGCGCAATTCGCGCTGCAATCGCTGGACGCGGCATTTCCGCAGTCCGCGCCGTTCGATTTCGGCAATACGCGGGTGATCGCGGTGGGACTGTCCAACGGCGGCGGCGCGGTGCTGCGCGCGGCGGAACTGGACGGCGACTGGCTCGACGCCGTGGTGGCGGGCGAGCCGAACGTGTACGTCGAAGGCGCGCGTCCGCTGTACGACTACACGACGCAGGCGGCGCTGCTGATGCCCTGCGCGCTGCTCCACCTGCAGAACCTGCCGCAGCCGCCGTTGTCGGCGCAGGTCGCGCCGCTGTGGGCGCAGCGCTGCGCGGCGTTGAAGGCGAGCGGCGCGATCCAGGGCGACGACACCGCGGCGCAGGCGCGCTCGGCGTACGAAGCGATGAAAGCCGCCGGCTGGACCGACCAGGCCCTGCGCGCCGGTGCGCTGTCGGTCGGCTTCGATCTGTGGCGCGCGGTGGCGGTGACCTATGCGTCGGCCTACGGTCGCTACGGTTTCGGCGAACTGCCGTGCGGCAACCGCTACAGCGCGCTCGATGCCAATTTCAGCCCGCGCGCCGCCACCGCGGCCGAACGCGCGGCCTGGTGGTCGGACGCCAGCGGCATACCGCCCGGCGCGGGCGTGAACATCGTGGAACCCAACCCGACCTCGCCACTCACCACGCTGCAATGCCTGCGCGGGCTGTGGACCGGCGACGACGACAACGCCCGGCGGGTGAAGCAGGGCGTGGCGGAAACGCGCGCGGGCCTGCCGCGCGATGGTGTGCCGATGGTGGTCATCCACGGCACCGACGACGGCCTGATCCCGCCCGCCTTCAGCAGCGTGCCGTACGTGCGCGCGGCCCAGGCCGCCGGTCGCGACGTGCGCTACTGGCAGGTGCGCAACGCGCAGCATTTCGACGCGTTCCTGGGATTGCCGGACTACGGCGCGCGCTACGTGCCGCTGCTGCCTTACGTGTATGCGGCGCTGGATCGGGTGAGCGCGCACCTGGACGGTGGCGGTACGTTGCCGAGCGACGCGGTGATCGAAACGACGCCGCGCGGGGCGGGGAAGGCGTTGCAGGCGTCGGATCTGGCGATGCCGCGCGATTGACCCTTCTCCCGCTTGCGGGAGAAGGGGCCCGAAGAGCCTGCCCGGGACGTGATCCGGGGGTGGATGAGGGAGGCGGAGCCTCACGCGATGGCTGCGCGGTGCTGTAAGGCACTCGCTGCCCTGTGCAACGACTTCGTTGCCCTCACCCAAGCCCTTTCCCGCAAGCGGGAGAGGGGCTCTGGCCTGAGAGGGAGCTTTTGTCTGAAAGCCCCGTGCTTATCCTTTTGCCTCTTGCTGGCTTCACACCCGTTGCGGCACGCTGGGGGCTTCCCGCACACGGAGCGCCGCATGCCGCGTCGCCATTTCTCGATGTTGCGCGAGTTCCACCTCGCCGACTGGTTCACGCTGGCCAACGCCTTCTGCGGCACCGGCGCGATCTTCGCCGCGATGCGCTTCCTGCAGGACGGGGTGGTGAACGACCTGCTCATCGGCATGGCGCTTATCCCGCTGGCCTTCATCTTCGACGCGCTGGACGGACGCGTGGCGCGCTGGCGCAAGTCGGCGTCCACGCTCGGGCGCGAGCTGGATTCGCTGGCCGACGTGATCTCCTTCGGCGTCGCGCCCGCGGCCCTGGCCTATGCCTGCGGCCTGCAGGGCGGCTGGGACTGGATCGTGCTGAGCTACTTCGTCGGCTGCGGCGTGAGCCGCCTGGCGCGCTACAACGTCACCGCCGAGGCGCTGTCCGGCGGCGACGACAAGGTGAAGTACTTCGAGGGCACGCCGATCCCGACCAGCCTGGCGCTGGTGATCGTGCTGGCCGTCGCCGCCTCGCAAGGCGCGATCGGCGACAACCTGTGGCTGGGCATGGTCCAGCTGGGACCGTGGCAGTTCCATCCGCTGGTGCTGATGTTCGCGCTGTCGGGCTCGCTGATGATCAGCAAGACGCTGCGCATTCCCAAGCCCTGAGCGCCGCCGCGGCGCCTGTCACATGGGCGTGGTCGCGGCATTGATACCATCGCCGTCTTCCCCGATGGCGGTGATGGCGATGCAGGGCGTGGACGATCTTGAAGCGTGGGGCCGGCGTTACTGGAGCGCGTGGGGCGATGCCCTGCGTGCGACGCAGCCCCAGTCCTCCGGTACGGCGATGCCGGGCTGGAACGAAGCGATCGGCTGGTGGTCGCAGTTCGCGCGCGGTGGCCTGCCGCAGGGCGACGAGGCCGTGTCGCGCTTCAACGCGCAGGCGCAGGGCTGGTTCGGGCAGATGCAGCAGCTGGCGGCGCAGTTCGCCGGGCGCCAGGCGAATGCGGCGGATATCGCATCGGCGTGGAAACAGGCGCTGGGCGGCGACGGCGCCAACCCGTTCGCGCAGATGTTCGCCAGCATGCCGGGCAGTGCGCAGACCGATCCGTCGAAATGGTTCGAGGCGTTCGCACCGTGGCTGCAGTCGATGCAGCGCGAAGGGCGCTCGTGGCTGGATCTGCCCGCGTTCGGTTTCGCGCGCGAGCACCAGGAGCGCTGGCAGCATCTCGCCCAGGCGCAGATGGACATGCAATCGCAGAGCCAGGCCTACCAGACGCTGCTGGCCGAGGCCGGGCAGGACGCCTTCACGCGCTTCGAGCGAAAGCTGGAGGAGCGCAGCGCGCCGGGCAAGCAGCTGGACTCCGTGCGTGCGCTGTTCGACCTGTGGATCGACGCCGCCGAGGAGGCGTATGCGGACATCGCGTTGTCGCCGCGCTTCCGTGACGCCTACGCCGCGCTGGTCAACGCACAGATGACGCTGCGCGGCCGGATGCAGAAGGAAGTCGAGCAGCTGAGCACGCAGTTCGGCATGCCCACGCGGACGGAAGTGGATTCGGCGCATCGCAAGATCGTGGAGCTGGAACGCGAGCTGCGTCGACTGCGCGATGCGCTGCACGCGCGCGGGCCGTCGGAGGAAGCGCCGCGCGCCCCACGCGCCGCGCCTGCCGAACCGCCGCCGCGACCGGCCGCACCGCGCAAGGCATCGGCGGCGACGAAGCCTGCAAAGAAGGCGGTGAAGAAGACCGCTGCCAAGACCGCCGGCAAGACGGGGAGGGCGCGCTGATGGACGGATTCGGTCCACTGGGCTTCACGCCCGACACGCTGGCGCAGGAATCGCTCCGCTTCCAGGCCAAGCTGCGCGCCGGCCTGGACACGCTGCACCAGGTGCACGACATCGACTACGGCGCGACCGCGCGCGAGGAAGTCTGGCGCGACGGCAAGGTCGCGTTGTACCGCTTCCGCGGCGACCGTGCGCCGACCGCGCGCGTTCCGCTGCTGATCGTCTACGCGCTGGTGAACCGGCCGTACATGGTGGACCTTCAGAACGACAAGTCGATCGTGCGCGGCCTGCTCGAACGCGGCGAGGACGTGTACGTGCTCGACTGGGGCTACCCGGACCGCTCCGATCGCTATCTCGAGCTGGAGGATTACATCCAGCGCTACATCGGCGGCGCGGTGGATCACCTGCGCCGCGAGTACCGCATGGACGCAGTGAGCGTGCTGGGCATCTGCCAGGGCGGCGCGTTCTCGCTGTGCTACGCCGCGCTCAATCCGCACAAGCTGCGCAACCTCATCACGATGGTCACGCCGGTGGACTTCCACACCAGCGACAACATGCTGGGCAACTGGACGCGCGGGCTGGACGTGGATCTGTTCGTCGACACGCTGGGCAACGTGCCGGCGGATGTCATGAACTGGTGCTACCTCACGCTCAAGCCGTGGCGGCTGTTCGTGCAGAAGTACGTGGGCATGGTGGACGTGCTGGACGATCCGAAGGCGCTGGAGGATTTCCTGCGCATGGAGAAGTGGATCTTCGATTCGCCCGACCAGGCCGGCGAAGCGTTCCGCCAGTTCATCAAGCAGTTCTACCAGGGCAACGGTTTCATCAAGGGCGGCATCGACATCGGCGGGCGCGCGGTGGACCTGCGCCAGATCGAGGTGCCGATCCTCAACATCTACGCCGAACAGGACCACCTCGTGCCGCCGGCATCGTCGAAGGCACTGGAAGGACTGACCGGCACCGACGACTACAGCGAGCTGTCGTTCCGTGGCGGCCACATCGGCATCTACGTGTCGAGCCGCGCGCAGCGCGAAGTGCCGCAGGCGATCCACGACTGGTTGGCGCAGCGGGCGAAGTAGGGCGCAAAAGCCGTGAGTCCCGCGCAGGCGGGACGCCTGCGCCCAGTCGACGACACACGCGCCGTCGGCGGCATGACGTGTTCCTATCGTCACCTGAAGCGCACCCGTCCACGCCGCGTGACGAAGGTCTGCTTCCGCGCATCCGACGAGATGGTTTCGACATCGCGCATGTCAGACTTGCGCGATTCTCGAAGGACGCGTCCCGTGACCCGAATTGCCCTGATTCTCTGCGTGGCCCTGCTCGGTGCCTGCGCTTCGCACAAACCGATCGACAGCGTCCCGTCGGCCGCGGTTCCCGTCGCCGATTCCTCGCAGTGGGAAGCCGACATCGTCGCCTTCGAACAGGCCGACAGCGTAGTGCGGCGCCGGCCGGGCGGCGTGGTGTTCGTGGGCAGCTCGTCGATCCGGATGTGGGAGACGATGCCGGACGACTTCCCCGGCGTGGCCACCATCAACCGCGGCTTCGGCGGTTCGCGCGTGCGCGATTCGACCTACTACGCCGATCGCATCGTCACGCCGTACCAGCCCAGGGCCGTGGTGTTCTACGCCGGCGACAACGACCTGCAGGAAGGCCGCACCCCGCAGCAGGTGCGCGACGATTTCGCCGCCTTCGTCGAGAAGGTGCATGCGCAGTTGCCGAACGTGACGATCGGCTTCGTGGCGATCAAGCCCAGTCCGTCGCGCGCAGCCACGCTGCCGCAGATCCGCGAGGCCAATGCGCTCGTGCGCGAGTACGCGCAGAAAGCGCCGGGCGTGGATTACCTCGACGTCTACCTGCCGATGCTCGATGCGCAGGGGCAGCCGCGTGCGGAACTGTTCGTGGAGGACCGGCTGCACATGAATGCCAGCGGCTACGCGATCTGGGCCGGCGTCGTGCGGCCGTGGCTGGCCGGACTACAGTGATGCCATGAACGCGTCGCGGGCACTGCAGGCATCGCTGGTGGGTCTCGTATTCGCGCTGGGCGCGATGTCCGGTTGGGCCGCTCCGCCGCCGCAGGCGCAGCGCGAGATCGGTCAGCTCATCGACGCACTGGGTCGCTCCGGCTGCGAGTTCCAGCGCAACGGCACGTGGTACCCGGCCGGCGAGGCGCGCGCGCACCTGCAGCGCAAGTACGACTACCTGCGCAAGCGCGACATGGTCGCCACCGCCGAGCAGTTCATCGAACGCGCCGGCACCCAGAGCAGCATGAGCGGCCGGGCGTACGCCGTGCGCTGCCCCGGCCAGGGCACCGTGCCGTCGGCGCAGTGGCTGGGCGCGCGGCTGTCGGCGATTCGTCACGCGACGCCCTGACGCCGGGCGCTAGACTGGCGGCGCATCCAGCCACCGGACGCGCCGCCATGAACGCCACGCGCACGCTCTACCGCTCCCGTCACGACCGCATGGTCGCCGGCGTCATCGGCGGCTTCGCCCGCCGCTTCGGCTGGAACTCCACGCTGCTGCGTGCGCTGTACGTGCTCGTGTCCATCGCATCGGCCGCGTTCCCCGGCATCCTCGTCTACCTGATCCTCTGGCTGCTCATTCCCGAGGGCGACTGAGTCCGATCGTTCGCGTCCGGGGAGACGCAGGCGATGCGCTAGGCTGCGCGCATGCCGATGCTTCGACGATTGCCCATGCTCCATCGAGTGCTCATCGCGCTGGGCGCGCTGTGGACGTTGCCCAATACGCTGGTCGGGCTGCTGCTCGGCGCGCTCGGACTGGCGTTCGGCGCGCATGCGCACTGGCGCGGACGCGAGATGGCGCTGGTCTTCCACCGCTGGCCCTGGGGGCCGGGTGGGGCGATCACCTTCGGCAACGTGATCCTGCACACCGGCGACGACCTGGATTCGCCCTGCGTCACCTACGCGCACCGGGCCGGCCATGGCGATGAACCGCCGATCGTGCTGGCCGATCACGAACGCGCGCATGTCTACCAATACCTCGCGCTGGGCCCGTTGTTCCTGCCGCTGTACCTGCTGTCGGGCGGCATCAGCGTGCGTAACCGCTTCGAGCGCGCGGCCGATCGCTACGCCAGCACGGGACGGGGTTGGTGGCCCTGGTCGGCGTCCTGAGGGTTCAGTCGAACGCGACGAGGTTCCCGTCGCTCTTCCACGCGCTGAAACCACCCGCCAGCGGCCGCACGCGTTTGAAGCCGCGCTTGTTGAGCGCGCGCGCCAGCACGGCGGCCGACGCCTCGCTCGGGCAGTCGCAATAGACGATCACTTCCTCGCGCGGCATCAACGTGGCGTCGGCGACCGTCTGCACGAACACCGCGCCCGGGATCCAACCGGTGAGTGCGCGCTGCGGTTCGGGGCGCACGTCGAGGATCAGCGGAGGCGATTCACCGTCCATGAGCTGCTTCAGCTCCGACGGCGTGATCCTGGCCATGCGCAGCTGACGCTGGAACATCGCCCGTCGCCAGTACTTCCACAGCACGAACGCGGCGATCAGCGCGAGCACCACCGGCACCGTCATGCGGCCCAGCGCTTCGAGTTGTTCGAGCACGCTGTTGACCGCCTCGTGGAAGACCGCGCCGAGCGCGACCGCCACGCCCGCCCACAACAAGGCGCCGATGCCATCGAACAACAGGAAGCGGCCCGGGCGGGTACCGGTCTCGCCGGCGAGCGTGGTCGCCACGGCGGCGAAGCCCGGGATGAACTTGGCGACGATCAGCGACGGCGGTCCCCATCGGCCGTAGATGCCGCGCGTCATCAGCACGCACGAGTCCGGCGATAGCGACAGCCGGCACATCAGGCGCAGCAGTTTCGCGCCGAGGCGGCGTCCGCCGACGTACCAGAGCCAGTCCGCGAGCACCGCGGCGAGCGCGGCCACGAGCACGATCGGCCACACGCTCTTGCCCTGGTCGGTGGCGAGGGCGGCGGTGAGGATGATGGGCGGATACGCCGGCACCGGGATGCCGCCCTGGTCGAGCAGCACGCTGACGAAGACGACCAGCAGGCCGTAGACGGCGATCAGGTGGAGGAGGGTGTCCATGGACGATCCATGGCGCCGTGGGGGCGGTGGCGCCATGGTAGGCGCGCCGCTTTCCGGCGGATAGCACGTCCGTGCATCGCAGCGTGCCGCCGATGGACCGCTGGCGTGTTCAGGCGATGGGGAAGGTCGCGCGCGTGCGTCCCAGGCGCACACCGTCCGGGCCGAAGCCCTGTTCGACGAACGTGATGCGCGCGTCCTCGATCAGCACCACGGAACTGCAGCGCGTGCCGTAACGCTCGCCGCGCACGAACGGCGGGGAGAGCAGGCGTTCCAGCTCGAGCCCGACGCCGGTGTCGGGCAGCGTGTCGTCCGGTGCGGCCGTGG encodes:
- a CDS encoding rhodanese-like domain-containing protein — its product is MDTLLHLIAVYGLLVVFVSVLLDQGGIPVPAYPPIILTAALATDQGKSVWPIVLVAALAAVLADWLWYVGGRRLGAKLLRLMCRLSLSPDSCVLMTRGIYGRWGPPSLIVAKFIPGFAAVATTLAGETGTRPGRFLLFDGIGALLWAGVAVALGAVFHEAVNSVLEQLEALGRMTVPVVLALIAAFVLWKYWRRAMFQRQLRMARITPSELKQLMDGESPPLILDVRPEPQRALTGWIPGAVFVQTVADATLMPREEVIVYCDCPSEASAAVLARALNKRGFKRVRPLAGGFSAWKSDGNLVAFD